The Chroococcidiopsis sp. TS-821 genome includes a region encoding these proteins:
- a CDS encoding formate/nitrite transporter family protein, protein MLGHTDLFTEYTTIAILPVLDGRASIKSLSRLWGLIYIGNLVGVALFAGFATVIGPALGIVEPQIFGEIARDRVTHSWWVILFSGVLAGWLMGLLSWLIAAGRDTISQIFFVWLIVLAIKFCHFHHSISGSVEVLAGILTSTLGITSLFYFLLWSTIGNAIGGIFFAMLVRNSLVMSSTKRSSNRRYDQHQQDSYKQRHRRR, encoded by the coding sequence ATTTTAGGTCATACCGATCTCTTTACCGAGTACACAACGATCGCCATTTTGCCTGTCCTTGATGGTCGCGCTTCGATCAAGTCATTAAGTCGGCTTTGGGGGCTGATTTACATTGGTAATTTAGTTGGGGTAGCACTATTTGCTGGGTTTGCTACCGTTATTGGTCCCGCGCTGGGAATTGTGGAACCTCAAATTTTTGGAGAAATTGCCCGCGATCGTGTCACTCACTCCTGGTGGGTAATTCTTTTTAGTGGTGTACTAGCAGGTTGGCTAATGGGGCTACTCTCGTGGCTGATTGCGGCTGGACGTGACACGATTAGCCAGATTTTTTTTGTCTGGCTCATTGTCTTAGCGATCAAGTTTTGCCATTTCCACCACTCAATTTCAGGATCTGTTGAAGTTTTGGCAGGCATTTTGACGAGTACCCTTGGAATTACAAGCCTCTTCTATTTTTTACTGTGGAGTACCATTGGAAATGCCATTGGCGGAATATTTTTTGCTATGTTGGTGAGAAACAGTTTAGTTATGTCTAGCACTAAACGCAGTTCTAATCGGCGCTACGACCAACACCAGCAGGATTCTTACAAGCAACGTCATCGGCGGCGATAA
- a CDS encoding Na/Pi symporter, with amino-acid sequence MLFFTSLDLLGEGFDLLGDDAAEALLASTANPITGFFTGILATTLVQSSSTTTSLTVALVAAGTITPQAAIPVMLGANIGTNVTNTIVALGHFHNKEEFKRAFTGSMVLDFFNIIAAILFLVIEIFTRFLSWSATGLTNVLVGVGAIDLFSPLDYIVDPIAGFIVGLTQETGWIVLIIAFALLYFSLRGLVKALKAILNEDLQEKVKKYLFGSWWQAMLFGLVITVAVQSSSITTSVIVPIIALGVVLAMQALPYFLGTNIGTSTTALIAAMSLATDGSPEGVASLTVAWVHMVFDIYSIILLYPIKYTRKLPVWLAEKSADFVTAGRVAAIGYIALIFYALPFGAIWLTQDWEVATFYEPVVPQEVEQLEQETQASDGAQAQDAASENENSSDTE; translated from the coding sequence ATACTATTTTTTACGAGCCTTGACCTTTTGGGTGAAGGTTTTGATTTATTGGGTGACGATGCAGCAGAAGCACTGCTAGCAAGTACTGCTAACCCAATTACAGGCTTCTTTACTGGGATTTTAGCTACCACACTGGTGCAAAGTTCCTCAACGACAACTTCTTTGACAGTTGCGCTTGTCGCCGCAGGAACAATTACTCCTCAAGCAGCAATCCCTGTGATGTTGGGGGCAAATATTGGGACGAATGTAACCAATACGATCGTAGCGTTAGGTCACTTTCACAATAAAGAGGAGTTCAAGCGGGCATTCACTGGCTCAATGGTGTTAGATTTTTTCAACATCATTGCTGCTATCCTTTTTTTAGTCATCGAAATATTCACGCGGTTTTTATCTTGGTCAGCGACAGGGTTGACAAATGTCCTCGTTGGTGTTGGTGCGATCGATCTTTTCAGCCCACTGGATTATATAGTTGATCCAATCGCTGGCTTTATTGTTGGTTTAACTCAAGAGACAGGTTGGATTGTTTTAATTATTGCTTTTGCTTTGCTGTACTTTTCCTTAAGAGGACTTGTTAAAGCCTTAAAAGCAATCCTTAACGAAGACTTACAAGAAAAAGTCAAGAAGTATCTGTTTGGTTCTTGGTGGCAAGCAATGCTTTTTGGACTTGTCATTACAGTAGCTGTCCAAAGTTCAAGCATTACAACTTCCGTAATTGTACCAATTATTGCACTAGGCGTTGTGCTGGCAATGCAAGCCTTGCCGTACTTTTTGGGTACAAATATCGGTACTTCCACAACAGCTTTGATCGCAGCAATGTCATTAGCAACAGATGGAAGTCCTGAAGGGGTAGCATCACTAACAGTGGCGTGGGTGCATATGGTATTTGATATCTACTCAATTATCTTGTTATACCCGATTAAGTACACGCGGAAACTACCTGTATGGCTTGCCGAAAAATCCGCAGATTTTGTGACAGCAGGACGAGTTGCAGCAATTGGTTACATTGCTTTAATATTTTATGCTTTGCCTTTTGGGGCAATTTGGTTAACGCAAGATTGGGAAGTTGCTACATTTTATGAACCTGTCGTTCCGCAAGAAGTAGAACAGCTAGAACAAGAAACACAAGCAAGTGATGGCGCACAAGCGCAAGACGCAGCAAGTGAAAACGAAAACAGTTCTGATACAGAATAA
- a CDS encoding APC family permease produces the protein MPQDSSKSLKRELGVVGAVALGLGSIVGTGVFVSTGIAAGIAGPSAIISVAIAACVAVCNGLNSAQLAASHPVSGGAYEYGYKYLTPWLGFTAGWMFLVAKSASAATAALGFAGYLLNVLGISDRTYLVPTALAAVVALTLIVLNGVKRSNDVNITIVSITLLSLIFFIVAGLPTVFATNANFTPCVADADNPIGSVLQATALMFVAYTGYGRIATLGEEVQEPRKTIPRAIIITLATTMLLYIGVVVVGIGSVGAQTLGEVTSEQVAPLEIAARSFNIPGSGFILAVGAVTATLGVLLNLILGLSRVLLAMGRRQDMPKFVAKMNSSRTNPYIAVLIMGTAIACLVLIGDVRTTWSFSAFSVLIYYAITDLSALQISDEDRLYPKWIAWVGLSACLFLAFWVEQRIWLVGVGLIIAGLIWNAVRKLILSYTDNEG, from the coding sequence ATGCCGCAAGATTCATCAAAATCACTTAAAAGAGAATTGGGTGTAGTAGGCGCAGTTGCTCTCGGTTTAGGCTCAATTGTGGGCACTGGCGTGTTCGTCAGCACAGGAATTGCTGCGGGTATAGCAGGACCTAGTGCGATCATTTCGGTGGCGATCGCGGCGTGTGTAGCAGTGTGTAATGGCTTAAATAGCGCCCAATTAGCTGCGAGTCATCCTGTCAGTGGTGGTGCTTATGAGTATGGTTATAAATACCTTACCCCGTGGCTAGGATTTACAGCAGGGTGGATGTTTTTGGTGGCGAAATCAGCTTCAGCAGCGACTGCGGCTTTAGGTTTTGCCGGTTACTTATTGAACGTTTTGGGAATAAGCGATCGCACTTACTTAGTACCTACAGCTTTAGCCGCAGTAGTCGCGTTGACGTTAATTGTTTTGAATGGAGTAAAGCGCTCCAACGATGTCAATATCACTATTGTGTCAATCACGCTGCTATCGCTGATTTTCTTTATTGTGGCAGGTTTACCAACAGTTTTTGCAACTAATGCCAATTTCACGCCTTGTGTCGCCGATGCAGATAATCCAATTGGTTCAGTTTTGCAAGCTACTGCATTAATGTTTGTCGCTTATACAGGATACGGACGAATTGCCACTCTTGGCGAAGAAGTCCAAGAACCACGAAAAACGATTCCCAGAGCAATCATCATTACTCTTGCCACAACAATGTTACTTTATATCGGCGTTGTTGTTGTCGGTATTGGTTCGGTAGGTGCGCAGACCTTGGGAGAAGTCACCAGCGAACAAGTTGCACCTTTAGAAATTGCTGCACGTAGTTTTAATATTCCTGGAAGTGGTTTCATTTTAGCTGTTGGTGCTGTTACCGCAACATTAGGTGTCTTACTCAATTTAATTTTAGGTTTATCGCGCGTGTTATTAGCTATGGGGCGGCGTCAAGATATGCCTAAATTTGTCGCTAAAATGAATTCTTCACGCACAAACCCTTACATTGCAGTACTGATTATGGGCACTGCGATCGCCTGTTTAGTTTTGATTGGTGATGTCAGAACAACTTGGTCGTTTAGTGCGTTTTCTGTCTTAATTTACTATGCAATTACTGATTTATCAGCATTACAAATTTCCGATGAAGATCGACTTTATCCGAAGTGGATTGCGTGGGTCGGTTTATCCGCTTGTCTTTTTTTAGCTTTTTGGGTAGAACAACGAATTTGGCTAGTAGGTGTTGGCTTAATTATTGCTGGATTAATCTGGAATGCGGTCAGAAAACTAATATTAAGCTACACCGATAATGAGGGTTGA